In Hugenholtzia roseola DSM 9546, the genomic stretch TTTTTGAGTAAATAAAGTGTATAGACAGTAAAAGCGTAGCCCAAAAAAGCCGAAAACTCATTTGTGTTTTCCGACGCACTAAGCATCGTATAGCCCCAAATCGGAATAAGCGAAAGAGAGTAGAGCAGCAAAAATAGATAGTTGCGAGTGGATTTCATGTGGTAGTGTTAAATTTTATTTAGAGTTTAGTCTGTTTAAAAACACACTAAACTCTAAATATTTTCGTATTTAAATTAGCGTGGAAAGTCTGTTTCTGTGCAAGGGGACATCCAGAGTAGCCCACAGCCGTCTTTTGTAGGCTTACAGTTTGTATGTGTATCAGCACCTGTCCAACCGCACGTCCATTTACAATCACAATTCATGAGTCCTCCTTGTGCAGCTTGCGCCTTTTGACTATTGGTGCTGTTCTCTCTCACCTGCTCAAATTCTTTTTGTATACCTGTCAAAAATTGAACATCATATTCAACTTTATTAGTATCAAAACTTTCATTGTAATCATCTAATGACATAAACATTTGTATAAAATCATTTTTAGGCGTTATTTTTAACAAAGAAACAATAACTGTCTCTACCTCTTTGCTATGCCAATCTGTATCTTGTTTTGCAGTGCCTAACAAGTCTATTAGCTCTAATAACAGAGTATTATGCCTTTCAGATAAATTTCTGTTTTCAACTTGCTTAATTTTATTTATCCAAACAGCT encodes the following:
- a CDS encoding bacteriocin fulvocin C-related protein — protein: MRISNLKSQIQGISLMLLLSFLLVSCSPEEANDEITQIGLENKRVSLVMLKSKHEIKEEYSKLSFSEKKAVWINKIKQVENRNLSERHNTLLLELIDLLGTAKQDTDWHSKEVETVIVSLLKITPKNDFIQMFMSLDDYNESFDTNKVEYDVQFLTGIQKEFEQVRENSTNSQKAQAAQGGLMNCDCKWTCGWTGADTHTNCKPTKDGCGLLWMSPCTETDFPR